In Caldisericia bacterium, the sequence ATGAGGAATTCTTGGTGTGTTTTTATAAGATAAAATAAGTTTTACTCCAGGGATTTTAAGTGCTTCACTCTCATCAATGTCAACAATTTCTGCATGAGGATAAGGACTTAATAAAAATTTTCCATGAAGCATATTTGGTAAAAAAATGTCATCTGTAAAAAGAGGATTCCCCACTGCAAGAGGTAAACCATCATATTTCTCTACATTTTTTCCAATTATTTTCTTTTCAATAAAAATTTCTTCCTTTATTATTTTGCTCATTTATCTTTCTCCTTTTAATATTTGAATAACCTTTTTAGTTGCATCTATTTGTTGAACATAACCAGTACATCTACAAATGTGACTTGAAAGAGCAATTCTTATATCTTCTTCAGTTGGTTTAGGATTTAAATTTAATAAACTATATACTGAAACAATTATCCCTGGAATACAATAACCACATTGTATTGCTCCTTCTTCAACAAAAACCTTTTGAATTAAGTGAGGATTATCAAAATCTCCTATACCCTTAACAGTAATTACATTTTTACCGTTAACTTTTCCAGCAAGATAAGAGCATGATGGTATTGGATCTCCATCAACAAGAACGGTACAGGCACCACACTCTCCACTTTTGCAATTATTTCCCTTAATTTCAGTATGATTATATCTTCTTAAAAGTTCAAAAAGTGATTCTCCAGGATTAGCATCATAACAAACTTCTTCTCCATTTAAAAAAAATTTTACTATCATAAATCCTCCTTAATTTTTTCTAAATTTCTTTTAGTTAAAACTTTTGAAAGTTCTAATCTATACTCTTTTGATGCTCTTAAATCATCATACAATGGAATA encodes:
- a CDS encoding (2Fe-2S)-binding protein, with protein sequence MIVKFFLNGEEVCYDANPGESLFELLRRYNHTEIKGNNCKSGECGACTVLVDGDPIPSCSYLAGKVNGKNVITVKGIGDFDNPHLIQKVFVEEGAIQCGYCIPGIIVSVYSLLNLNPKPTEEDIRIALSSHICRCTGYVQQIDATKKVIQILKGER